A window of Akkermansiaceae bacterium contains these coding sequences:
- a CDS encoding CAP domain-containing protein translates to MDPRLVLAAKDHSDSMATHRYFAHKGLDGCHFQARMARHGYPLSHSAENLAMARDARTVFQMWWDSKGHRTNMMNKRYTRVGIARSGDYWTANYSAPDGS, encoded by the coding sequence ATCGACCCCCGACTCGTTCTGGCGGCGAAAGATCACTCGGACTCGATGGCAACACACCGGTATTTCGCCCACAAGGGTTTGGACGGCTGTCATTTCCAGGCTCGAATGGCGCGTCATGGATACCCGCTATCGCACTCCGCCGAGAATCTAGCCATGGCCCGTGACGCCCGGACGGTTTTTCAGATGTGGTGGGACAGCAAGGGTCACAGAACCAACATGATGAACAAAAGATACACCCGTGTAGGGATCGCGCGCTCAGGTGACTACTGGACCGCGAACTACTCGGCACCCGACGGCAGCTAG
- a CDS encoding DUF1080 domain-containing protein produces the protein MKQNIKRCLASCVAAAFTMAALQAEDKAGAQGEWIQLFNGKDLTGWTPKFKGHDLGVNYKNTFMVKDGLLTVNYDNYEKWDKNFGHLFYKDEFSHYILRAEYRFIGDQVKGGPGWAFRNNGLMIHGQTAASMGKDQDFPNSIEVQLLGGHPNGKGDRPTLNLCTPGTHVYFEGKLDKRHCINSTSPTFHGDQWVTVEIEVQGGDVIRHKVGGKVVMEYKMPQLDDGTVLEKGTISIQAESHPTQFRKIEVKVLKE, from the coding sequence ATGAAACAAAATATCAAACGATGCCTTGCCTCCTGTGTGGCAGCGGCTTTTACCATGGCCGCCCTGCAAGCAGAGGACAAGGCGGGTGCGCAGGGTGAGTGGATCCAGCTGTTCAATGGCAAGGACCTTACCGGCTGGACCCCCAAGTTCAAAGGGCACGACCTCGGGGTGAATTATAAAAACACCTTCATGGTCAAAGACGGCCTGCTGACGGTGAATTATGATAACTATGAAAAGTGGGATAAGAATTTTGGCCACCTGTTCTACAAGGATGAATTCTCCCACTACATCCTGCGCGCCGAGTACCGCTTTATCGGCGACCAGGTCAAGGGCGGCCCCGGCTGGGCGTTCCGCAACAACGGCCTGATGATCCATGGCCAGACGGCGGCCAGTATGGGCAAGGACCAGGATTTTCCCAATTCCATCGAGGTGCAGCTACTCGGCGGCCACCCTAACGGAAAAGGCGATCGTCCAACACTTAACCTCTGCACGCCTGGAACCCATGTCTATTTTGAAGGCAAACTCGATAAGCGCCATTGTATCAATTCAACCTCGCCAACCTTCCACGGCGACCAATGGGTGACGGTTGAAATCGAGGTCCAGGGCGGTGATGTGATTCGCCATAAAGTCGGTGGCAAGGTGGTGATGGAATACAAAATGCCCCAGCTCGACGACGGCACCGTGCTCGAAAAGGGCACGATCTCCATCCAGGCCGAAAGCCATCCAACCCAGTTCCGCAAGATTGAGGTGAAGGTTTTGAAGGAATAA
- a CDS encoding methyltransferase domain-containing protein, which produces MATFSNPHTHQDLARLRRFLSETLAKSGLKQPSSQVEVMQLLNLACGRADETGVLADVFGKNADQVQLTGVDIRAREIGEATERWKRLPDKTTTDFLVQDAARLSDLTQLSDGFDIAFMRHQNFWNGDSTWTRIYDEALHRLDDDGLLVITSYFDREHRLALDAIQGLGAELVCTEKNRYSRKLSDAPSKSVDRHMAIFRKP; this is translated from the coding sequence ATGGCCACTTTCTCCAATCCGCATACCCATCAGGATCTGGCCCGACTCAGGCGGTTTCTTTCCGAGACGCTGGCCAAGTCGGGGCTCAAACAACCATCCTCCCAGGTAGAAGTCATGCAGCTGCTCAATCTGGCCTGTGGCAGGGCGGACGAAACCGGGGTACTCGCCGATGTGTTTGGCAAAAATGCGGACCAGGTCCAGCTGACGGGTGTCGACATCCGGGCACGGGAAATCGGCGAGGCTACCGAGCGTTGGAAAAGGCTTCCGGACAAGACGACCACTGATTTTCTCGTCCAGGATGCAGCGAGGTTATCGGATCTCACGCAGCTGTCCGACGGCTTCGATATCGCCTTCATGCGGCATCAGAACTTCTGGAATGGTGATAGCACGTGGACCAGGATCTATGATGAGGCGCTGCATCGGCTCGATGACGACGGGCTGTTAGTGATCACCTCCTACTTTGACCGTGAGCATCGGCTCGCGCTGGATGCCATCCAGGGTCTTGGTGCCGAACTGGTCTGCACAGAAAAAAACCGGTATTCCAGGAAACTCAGCGACGCCCCTTCGAAGTCGGTTGACCGCCACATGGCAATTTTCCGAAAACCCTGA
- a CDS encoding TMEM43 family protein, which yields MSDSFTETVTTGWFSRIGSSIKGILVGIIMIIIAFPVLFWNEGRAVKTRKDLDQGAKECLSVNAATVDKGNEGKLVHISGKATTQGALIDEKFGVTAEALKLRRKVEMYQWKENAKSSTSKKLGGKEEKTTTYTYDKVWAEGRIDSGQFKKPDGHNNPSTSLSSQSWSATPITVGAYTLSDELVRQIENFTPFSASQPQEGIAPIDGREVRFNSGQFYLGKNPASPAIGDVKVSFTIAMPTDVSVIAQQNGNSFSPFKGNAGTSINMLQIGNHTADSMFTSARESNKMLTWILRVVGFVVMFIGFSLVFKPFSVVADVLPIAGDIVGVGTGIVAFLLAAPLSLITIAIAWIFYRPVIGIPLLLVAVVGLVFLIRKIAAVRKAKA from the coding sequence ATGTCTGATAGTTTTACCGAAACAGTCACCACCGGCTGGTTTAGCCGGATTGGAAGTTCCATCAAAGGTATCCTCGTGGGTATCATCATGATCATCATCGCCTTTCCGGTTCTTTTCTGGAACGAGGGCAGGGCCGTCAAAACCCGCAAGGACCTCGACCAGGGTGCCAAGGAGTGCCTGTCGGTCAATGCGGCTACCGTTGACAAGGGCAACGAAGGCAAGCTGGTCCACATCAGTGGCAAGGCAACGACACAGGGGGCGCTCATCGACGAAAAATTCGGTGTCACCGCCGAGGCCCTGAAACTCAGGCGGAAGGTGGAAATGTACCAGTGGAAGGAAAACGCCAAGAGCTCCACATCAAAAAAACTCGGCGGCAAGGAGGAAAAGACCACCACCTACACCTACGATAAAGTCTGGGCCGAAGGGAGGATCGACTCAGGCCAGTTTAAAAAACCCGACGGACATAACAACCCGTCGACCTCGCTGAGCTCACAGTCGTGGTCAGCCACGCCGATCACCGTCGGCGCCTACACCCTGAGCGACGAACTGGTTCGCCAGATTGAGAATTTCACGCCCTTCTCCGCGAGCCAACCCCAGGAAGGCATCGCTCCGATCGATGGCCGTGAAGTCCGGTTCAACAGCGGCCAGTTTTACCTGGGGAAAAACCCGGCGTCTCCCGCCATCGGTGACGTCAAGGTATCATTCACGATCGCCATGCCCACCGATGTCAGTGTGATCGCCCAGCAGAACGGCAACAGCTTTAGCCCGTTCAAAGGGAACGCCGGCACTAGCATCAACATGCTCCAGATCGGCAACCACACAGCGGACTCCATGTTTACCAGTGCCCGGGAAAGCAATAAAATGCTCACCTGGATTCTGCGGGTTGTCGGTTTTGTGGTGATGTTCATCGGCTTCAGTCTGGTGTTCAAACCCTTTTCGGTGGTTGCAGACGTATTACCCATCGCCGGCGATATTGTCGGCGTGGGCACAGGTATTGTCGCCTTCCTGCTCGCCGCCCCGCTTTCGCTGATCACCATTGCCATCGCATGGATTTTCTACCGTCCAGTGATCGGGATTCCCTTGCTACTGGTCGCGGTTGTCGGTTTGGTTTTCCTGATCAGAAAAATAGCCGCCGTCAGAAAAGCCAAGGCCTGA